The region GCCTGCCTCCCTTCATGTTTTACCTATCACCATGCCTGATTCTTCCCACCATGCTTCACGCTCCAAAGAAATAATGGTTGGAAAACAGGATGAGTTCGAGATTATAAAGAAGATGCTAATTCGACATCCATCTAAGCAACTAGAAATTGTTTCCATTAAAGGTATGGGAGGTATTGGTAAGACAACATTAGCAAGGAAAATTTATGAAGATTCATCAATCACCTCCTACTTTGATAAGCAATCATGGGTTGTTGCATCACAACATCACAATAAGAGGCAAATGCTCTTCGGTCTTCTTGGTTCCAAACACAATAATGCAGACAACAGCGGTAATGAGGACCTAGCATTACAATTCTACCAGAGTTTGAAGTGTCAAAGGTACTTGATTGTGATGGATGACGTATGGAGCGAAGGGGCATGGGATGCTATCAAAACTTGCTTTCCCGATGATGGAAATGGTAGTCGAGTATTGCTGACAACTCGCCTTGCAGAGGTGGCTAATCATACCTGCTCTAAAGATGACTTTTCTCATCAAATGCAATTCTTAGAACAAAGTGAGAGTTGGAAACTATTTAATGAAAAGGCATGTGAATCTCGCGGTGCTGAATTTGAGACGATTGGGAGACCGGTAGTTGAAAAATGCAAAGGACTACCTTTGGCAATAATTGTGGTTGCAGGCCTTTTTTCCAAACTCAACACTCTAGATGAGTGGAAGAATACTGCCAATGCTCTAAGTTCTTCTTCTGCAACTACTCTAGATGATGAAGAATGTTTGAAAATACTCTCCTTGAGTTACAACCATTTGCCCCACAACTTGAAAGCTTGTTTCTTATACTTGGGAGTTTTTCCAGAAGATCACGAGATTAATGCTAATAATCTTGCAAGGTTATGGTATGCAGAAGGACTCGTAAACGCATTTGAGAATGAAAACTTTGATAGAGTGGCTAACAGGTACATGCAAGAACTTATGGATAGAAACTTGATAATTTTAGGCGAGCTATGCTCCCGTGGAAGAAAAATTAAGAGTTTTAGGATGCACGATTTATTGCATGCTTTTAGTGTGAGAGAAGCTCAAAACGAGAACCTTTTGCATGTTGTCCATAGTGAAAATAATTcttattttcctcaaaaaagtTTTCGCTGGGTAAGCATTCAATATGCAGATTTTAACATGTCTACAATACAACATAAAAGTTGTAGATCATTCTTCAGCTTTTTTGGGGAGAaatcattttcaaattttagaaaTACCAATCTACGGAGAGTACTCTTCTATGATACCCCTGTCTGGATAAAGAATATTGTGGATATTGTCCATTTGAGATTCCTAAGAGTTGGAAATGATATAGAACTTTCTCAGGGTCAGGAATTCCTTAAATCAAGATGTAAAGAGAGTATAAAATTGTCAAGGTCTTGGAATCTTCAAACACTTCATTCTTATCAAAAAGTAATATATAGATTAGATGAAGGAAGGAAGTATTTGGAGTTTCCACAACTACACTATATTAGTTGTGCAGACTATTTTTGTGGAAATCCTCCCAAATTTGTTCATAAACTTGATGGGATAAGAGCTGAAGATTGCTCAGAAGAATATGTTACCAATATTCCATGCTTGAAGAAGGTGCGTATTGAATGTAAAGGC is a window of Ipomoea triloba cultivar NCNSP0323 chromosome 11, ASM357664v1 DNA encoding:
- the LOC115995650 gene encoding disease resistance protein RPP13-like produces the protein MACVVVLSLMRTLELEFLQPLPRPILQQKELIPCNKDLVLSLHNKLGFLMELFDENRMDGVEAIKDLETKLRDLAFRIEDEIELQVVHLYEEEEEEMPQGEKSTHHCQRLHQILHPLRGKSHPCLKFRRILHRAVQDIDAITRELAKAKEEYQLSKHHLQAGIKQPASLHVLPITMPDSSHHASRSKEIMVGKQDEFEIIKKMLIRHPSKQLEIVSIKGMGGIGKTTLARKIYEDSSITSYFDKQSWVVASQHHNKRQMLFGLLGSKHNNADNSGNEDLALQFYQSLKCQRYLIVMDDVWSEGAWDAIKTCFPDDGNGSRVLLTTRLAEVANHTCSKDDFSHQMQFLEQSESWKLFNEKACESRGAEFETIGRPVVEKCKGLPLAIIVVAGLFSKLNTLDEWKNTANALSSSSATTLDDEECLKILSLSYNHLPHNLKACFLYLGVFPEDHEINANNLARLWYAEGLVNAFENENFDRVANRYMQELMDRNLIILGELCSRGRKIKSFRMHDLLHAFSVREAQNENLLHVVHSENNSYFPQKSFRWVSIQYADFNMSTIQHKSCRSFFSFFGEKSFSNFRNTNLRRVLFYDTPVWIKNIVDIVHLRFLRVGNDIELSQGQEFLKSRCKESIKLSRSWNLQTLHSYQKVIYRLDEGRKYLEFPQLHYISCADYFCGNPPKFVHKLDGIRAEDCSEEYVTNIPCLKKVRIECKGNESNAYVANLAYLEQLEGLWISMLLPGTHSINNDIVLLKNLRKLAFNGMRFESGRINILSKLPRLEVLKLLWTTFKEWEIQEEVKFWQLIALVILHCDLKHWKASSHNFPKLEHLCLTYCFELRKIPTDFGEISTLKSIELSRCLPSAVESAKKIQDEQRDYGNYDMIVIEENTLHVSGSVKSPSEEEPEVDN